Below is a genomic region from Luteitalea sp..
ATGCCGGGTGTGACGTACTCGACGGCAAGTGCCCCGCGTCCGGTGTCGGGATCGTAAGCCGTCTTACTCAGCGGGTCGGGTGCAACATCCAGTGCCCACGAGCTGTGCACGTCACCGGCAAGCACCACGAGGTTATCGAGGCGCTCACGCGTGAAGAGATCGAACAGACGTTGTCGTGCGCCCTGATAGCCATCCCACGCGTCGGGATTCCGGATGCCTCCCTCTGGGTGGAGCGTTGGTCCGAACATGACCTGCTGGCCCAGCACACGCCAGGTGACGCCGGCCCGCTTCGAGGCGACGAGCTCGCCAGCGAGCCACGCTTCCTGCGCGGGACCGAGCAGCGTCCGCGTCGGGCTCATCAAAGCGGTGACGTCTTCACGCGGGACCTGCTCATCGCGCCCGGTGAGCCGCGTATCGAGCATCACCAGATCCAGCAGATCGCCAAATGGGAACGCTCGATAGATCTGAAGCTGGCGCGTCATGCCTGGATCGCGAATGGGCATCCACTCGAAATACGCCTTGACGGCCGCCGCACGGCGGGTGAGCCAGTCGCCCTCGCCCTCGTCGGGGTCATGATTCGCGGCGCCGCCGGTCCACGGGTTGTTCGTGACCTCGTGGTCGTCCCAGACCGTGATGAAGGGATGTTGGCGATGCGCCTCCTGGAGATCGACGTCACTCTTGTACGTGGCATGGCGCAGCCGGTAGTCCGCAAGCGTGACGGTCTCTTTGTCCGGAAGCGGAACACGGCCCAGCGAGGTGCCATCACCGTACGCACCGTTCTGGTACTCATAGAGGTAGTCACCCAGATGGAGCACGGCGTCGAGGTCGGCACGCTCGGCAATGCGCCGGTACGCGTTGAAGAACCCCCAAGGGTAGTTCGAGCAGGAGGCGACGGCAAGGCGCACGCGGTCGACGCTGCCAACGGGCAAGGTCCGCGTCCGGCCGATTGGCGAGCGAATCCCGCGCGCTTCGAACTGGTAGTAGTAGGTCGTTGCCGGGTCGAGGCCTGCGACATCGACCTTGACGGTGAAGTCGCGCGCCCGCGTCGTAGGCTGCGTGCCGCGGGCGACGAGCTCCTGCATGCCTGCGTCACGCGCCACTTGCCATCGAACCTCCACCACCTCGCCTGCGACTGGTGCGACACGCGTCCACAGCACCACCCGATCCGCGAGGGGGTCGCCGCTGGCCACGCCATGCCCAAAGGCACGGTGGCCCATGGATCGCTCTTGAGCACGGGCCACGAACGGCCAGGAGAAGCTCGCCGCTACCGTGCCACGAAGGAAAACGCGTCGGGACAGAGGCATAAGTCACGTCAATGTATATCGCCGCTGTATCCGTTCTGTAAACAGAGGCGGCGCGATTCCTTCGCGCTCAACGAAGCGGTCGATTGCCTCGACGAACCGCTCACTCATCGGAGGATACCGGTCCACTCGCAGCCGCCATGAGCGGCTGCTGCACACTCTTCCGCCCGCGCTGGTGCTCCATGAGGACATTGACGGCGTCCTCTGGCTTACCTCGATGAGGGACGCCCTGTCTCGCCGACATCAGCCGGGCGCCCAGGCTCTGATCGACCGCATTCTGGACTGGGGACTGGTCTGCACCTTGGGATGCTGGTTTGACCAGAAGGGCGCCGACGCCCCGGCCTGGTATCTGGGGGCCATGGATCCGGTGGCCGGACCGGCGCTCGACGGCATCCACCAGCGCCCTTCTGAGGCGTGGACGGTGGGCTCGCTGGCCGCCGAGGCGCAGGTATCGCGGGCGCACTTCGCCAAGCGATTCACCGAGGTCATGGGCCAGCCACCTCTGAGCTATCTCACCGAATGGCGCATGTACACAGCCGAGGACCTGCTGTCGGACCCGGACCTGAGTGTGGCGAAGGTGGCCGAGGCTGTCGGCTACGCCGACCCGTTCGCGTTCAGCACGGCCTTCAAACGGAAACGGGGAATGAGCCCAAGGGCGTTCCGTTCCCAGTCAGCCAAGAGAGGCGCATGAGTAACGCGGAGAAGCACGACACCGCTGGCTCTCAGGTGCGGGCCGTCACGGTTCGAGTTGCCGCATGCGGTCCTGGAAGTCCGCTGCGCCGTAATACGCGGCTCCAGAACACACGCGTCGATGGATTACCGCCAGAAGCGCACACCGAAGATGAAACGGACGCCGCGCGTCTCCTCATTCGCCGCTTCGGCATAGTCTGCGGTGCCGAAGAACTTGCGGTTCCAGACGACGCCGATATACGGCGCGAGCTCGCGGCGGACCTCGTACCGGAGCCGCAGTCCCGCCTCGGCGGTACTGAGTCCCGCGCCGATCCCGCGCTCAGGGTCGGACTTGCCGGCGAAGTTCACTTCGACGAGTGGCTGGAGAATGAGTCGGTTCGTCAGCAACAGCTCGTACTCCGTCTCCAACCGAAACCGCGTACGGCCGGACGCACCGACGTAGGCGGTCGCCTCGACCTCGAACCAGTACGGCGCGAGGCCCTGGATCCCAATGGCGGCCCATGTCTGCGCTGGCCCTGGCTCGAAGTCTTGACGGATCCCAGCCACGACGTCCCACCAACGCGCAATCGCACGTCCATACAGCAGGTGCGCTTCCGCCTTTCCGAGGCGGCCGCCTTCTCCCTCGCCCTCCGTGCGGAACCAGAACCGGTCACGATCCCATCCAATCCAGCCTTTCGTGTCCCAGCTTCCGGCCGCCTGGTCTCCACCCGCGAGACCCTCCAACTGATCGAACAGCAGGAAGTAGTTCAAGGCATTGTCGAGCGTCTTGTGTCCCTGGACGTCGGGAAAGGCTGCCTCGCGGTCCGCGTCGGTGAGCGGAGGGACATTGGGTGGTAGGGGATACGACGCCTCGGGATCCTCTTGGGGCGATGACGTCCGCGGCGTTTCCGCCGGCTCCTGGCGTGGGTGCTGGTGGTGCTGGTGACCGGCGGGTCTCTGCGATGCCTGCCGCGATGGTGATGACGATGACGATGCTGACGGTGCGGGCGCCGATTGCGCGAACGACGAGCCGGACCACGCGATGGCCATCAGGAAGACCGCTACTGCCCTCGCGAGTCTCACGTCGACCTCCTTTCCTCGACGCGTACTTCGCGGAACATGCCTGCCTCCATGTGGTAGAGCATGTGGCAATGAAACGCCCATCGGCCCAGCGCATCGGCCGTCACCCGGAAGCTGCGCTTGCTGCCAGGCGGCATATCCACCGTGTGCTTGCGCAGGTGGAACCGCCCTTCATCATCCTCGAGGTCGCTCCACATGCCGTGTAGGTGGATCGGGTGCGCCATCATCGTGTCGTTGACCAACACGATACGAACGCGCTCGCCGTAGGTGAGACGAATGGGCTCTGCGTCGGAGAACTTGATGCCATTGAACGACCAGACGAATCGTTCCATGTGGCCGGTGAGGTGGAGCTCGATCGTGCGGGTTGGCTCGCGCCCGTCCGGATCGGGGAACACCGTCTTCAGATCCGCATAGGTCAGCACGCGCCGCCCGTTGTCCCTGAGGCCGATGCCTGGGTCATCGAGCTTCGACGTTGGCATCATCGTTTGCATGTCGACCAAGGGGTTGCTGTTCTCACTGACCGGGTGCGACTGCATCTCCGCGCCCATGGCGGACATGTCATGGCCGGCATGCGGATCGGTGGTGGGCTGTTGCGCCGGGATGGTGTGACCCGCGTGCGGGTCGTCCGCCGACTTCGGCATCCCGCGCATGTCGTGCCCCATACCACCGTGCCCCATGTCGGCCATGGTCAGACTCGGACGTGGATCGAGCGCTGGGACCTCCGCGCGGAGTCCGTCGCGCACGGCCAGCGTGGCAGCTGCGTAACCGGTACGATCCATGGCTTGTGCGAAGATCGTGAACGCCTCCTGTCCGGACGGTTCCACAACGACGTCCAAGGTCTCCGCGACGGCGATGCGGAGCTCGTCCACCGTGACCGGCTGCACGTGCTGGCCATCCACAGCCACGACCGTCATCGTCACGCCAGGGATCCGGACGTCGAAATGTGTCATCGCCGATCCGTTGATGAAGCGCAGCCGGACACGTTCGCCTGGTTCGAATAGGCCCGTCCAATTAGCGGCGGGAGCTTGCCCGTTCACCAGGTAGGTGTAGGTGTAGCCGCTCACGTCGGCCAGATCCCGATCGCTCATGCGCATCTCGCCCCAGGCGCCACGCTCGGCGAGCGTGGTCCGCAGGCCATGCTCCCGCACATCGCGGACGAAGTCGGCGACCGTGCGCTGGTGGAAGTTGTAGTAGTCGGCTTGTTTCTTGAGCTTCGCGAAGACACGCCTCGGGTCCTCATCCGTCCAGTCGCTCAGCATCACGACGTGCTCGCGGTCGTACTGAAACGGTTCGGCTTCACGCGGCTCGATCACGAGCGGCCCGTAGACGCCCTGCTGCTCCTGAAACCCGGAGTGGCTGTGATACCAGTAGGTGCCGTGCTGTCGGACCGTGAAATGGTAGGGGTAGGTCTCCCCCGGGCGGATGCCATGGAAGCTCAGGCCCGGTACGCCATCCATGTTGGCGGGCAGCAGAATGCCATGCCAATGGATGGATGTGTCCTCATCCAACGTGTTGGCGACACGCAGCGTGACCGTGTCGCCTTCGCGCCAGCGCAAGGTCGGTCCAGGAATCGAGCCGTTGATCGTGACGGCCGTTCGAGACTTGCCGGTGATGTTGGCGGTCGTTTCCCCGATCCGTAGATCGAAGCCGGCGCCAGACAGCACGGCGGGTGCTGAGCGTGACTGTGCCTCGGCCCACGCGACACTCCGGAGGATACCCGCGCTGGTGGCCGCGCCGGCAGCGGCGAGCCCTTTCACGAAGGTCCGCCGCGACAGCGGCATTGGTCGCGCGAGGGGGAAGAGGTCTTGATTCGCTTTCATCGTCTATCACTCCAGCGGTCCATCACCGACGTGTCGTGATGGTCGCGCTTCTGCCCACGGTTCAATGCCCTCCACGACCAACGGCACATGGCCTGCCGCCAGTCAGCGAGGGAATGAAGGATCGGAGGAGAGAACAGGCGCGGATGCGCCCGGGAAGAGAGGATTAGATCCGTAGAACCACAGTGGCGCGGGTTGGAGCCGGTGGTGCGACGGGGGGCCGCAGGCTCCGCCAGGCGCTGAGCGCCGCCGGTGGTTCGAGCGCCTCAACCTCCGAAGGAGGGGAAGCCGCGGTGGCCGCGACCGTCTGCAACAGCAGGCTCGTGTCGTCTCGACCGGGCAGCAGAGACGCTGTGCGATCTTCACGGATCCCGTCGTGGTCACCGCAGGGATGGGCGGCCTCAGCACTCACCTGGGCGGCGCCCGACGCCGGTCGACCGTGGCAATCCTTGGTCGTGGTGGCGTGAGGCATTGACGTCGCGCCGGCATCCTGGGACGGCTGGTTGCCGGCGGACGCGCACCGGACCGCACACACAGCGCCCGATACTGGCGCTACCGCAAGCGCCGCGAGCAGGAGCACGCTGATGCCGGCCTGCATCCAATGATTCACGGCTTCAGTATAACCAGCCGGAGGGTGCTGGGCCCCAACGCGTGGCGATGATGAACAACTTTTAATGATTGATGTATCGCCCCGTTCTGTCTCGTCGGCTAGTCTGAACGTATGAGCCGCCGATCCAGGTGGGTGTTGCGCTACGGAGAGGGCGGGGCCTTGATCAGCTGGAGTCGGTTCCGCTCGACCTCGTCGTTCCGCTCCTGTTCCATGAGCTGGCGCAGTCGGGCCTTGACCTCCGCCGCTTCGTCGAGGCGATCCGCGCGGCGCAGCGCCAGTAGCAATTGATACATGGCCTGTCGATTCGACGGATCGAGGTCGAGCGCGCGGCGCAGGTGGACGAGGGCCAGTGCGGGCTTTCCCGCGCGGACGTCCAATCTGCCCAGCTCCGCGTGCGCTTCGCCGAAATCTGGTGCGAGGGTGACGGCCCGCTGGAGCGCCTGCTCCGCCTCGCGCGCATCGGACGATCCTGCCGCCGGGCCCGCGCTGGCAAGCGCCCGCGCCAGGAGGAACAGCGTTGCGGCGTCCTTCGGATGTCGTTGCGACTCGCGGCGCAGGAGCTCCACCGATTCCTCGACGCGGCCCGCCTGCTGCAGTGCAAGACTCTGTCCGACGCGGCCTACCGGCCGCTCCGGCTCGAGCCGGCTGGCGCGCTCGAAGTCCTCTTCTGCGCGCTCATGGTTGCCCAACTGCGCGTGGACGACGCCGCGTACCGTGTGGAGACGCGCAGATTCGGGGGCGTTGTGCAGGCCCACGTTGGCGATCTCGAGCGCCAGGTCGTACGATTCATGCTCCAAGCAGAGCGAGGCGAGGCTGAGGTAGTGCGCCTCGTCGTGCGGCGCGGCGGCAATGGCGCGCCGCAGCGCGGCAATCGCTTCGGCAACTTCATTCAGGCTCGCATGGACCTCCGCCGCGAGGTTCAGCAAGGCACCGTCGGCATCCGGCCGGGCGGCAATTGGACGGAGCAGGACGAGCGCTTCCCGCGATCGACCGCCGGCGTGGAGCGCCACGGCCAGCTTCATGACAGCGGCCGGGTCATCTTGCGTCGCGGTTTTCAGCCGCTCGAAGACCCGCACGGCATCCTCGAGGCGCCCGACCATGTACAGGCAATGACCGAACTGGTCGAGGGCCGCGGCGCTGCCGTTGACCACGTCGCCGCCTTGCTCGAAGTGCGCGACCGCCGCCCCGCAGTCGCGCCGGTCGAAGGCCAGTGCGCCGAGCATGCCGTGCGCAACCTCGTTCTCTGGATCGACAGCGATCAGCCGCTCGAGCGTCGGTCCAGCCTCGGGCCGTCGCGCGCGGTACTCGATCTCCGCGGCGCCTTGCAGGGCCGGCACGTATCGGTCATCGATCGACACGGCACGGCGATATGCGGCCAGCGCCTCCGGCTCACGCGACAGGGCCGTGAGCGCGACGCCCTTGAGCGCCCACAGCTGCGGGTCCTCGGGCGCCCGCTCCAACGCTCGGTCGACCAATCCGAGCGCGGCGTCGTTTTGGCCGCCGCGAAGGGCCGCGACAACCGCCGCACGGTCGGAGGTCGTGTCTGCGGTCTGCGGCGCCTGGCCCGCCGCGGCTGGACGCGACCCGATTGCCGCGCACGCGAGGGAGACGAGCAGCGGGACAACCGCACCGCCAATTGCGCTCATGCGGCTTCCTTTCTACACCCAAAGTCAATACGACACTCGCACGCCGAACTGAACGACCCGCGGCTGGAACGTTTCGGTTGCCCGGCCGAAGGTCGCCTCGTCCAGGTCTCCGTCGACGTTGTTCAGATTGACCCGGTTGAAGATGTTGAAGGCATCAATCCGGAGCTGCAGCGTGCCGCGCGCTCCCAACCACGGGAACGACGCTTCCTTCACGAGACCGAGGTCCACCTGAGCGAAGCCCGGTCCACGATAGTAATGGCGCGGCAGCGTGCCGAGCGTGCCTGGTTCCGGGCCTGGGAAGTCGGCCGCCGTGAAGAGGCCGTTCACGTACTCGTCCTGGCTGTGCGATCCTCGGTCGTCGCGCGATGGTAGATTCGGATAGTCATAGTCGAAGCCGTCGGCGTTGTAGTCGCCGCTGCCGGGCAGGTATCCAGTCACCTCGCCGTTCTCGTCGAGCAACGGCTGAAACGCCGCCCTGTTGACGACGTTGATCGGCGGACCGCTTTCGAAGATCCCGATGCCGGCCAGCATCCAGTCGCCGAGTAGCGCGCGCCCGAGTGGCCCGCCGCCGGAGGGTGAGGGGAAATGGTACGTGCCAGCAAACGAGAAGCGGTGCCGGCGGTCCCAGTCGGCGTTCGCCCTGTAGCGCTCGTAATCGGTCTGGCTCACGAGCTGGAACGGCCCGTCGCGGTTGATGCGCGTGCCTGCCTGCCCGTAGTCGTCGACCCGCGAGAGCGTATACGACGCCTGAAACGACGTCCGCCCGGTGAGATTGCGGCGCAGGTTCAGGATCAGGGCGTTGTAGTCGATCTCGTTGCCGTTGAACTCCCAGTACATCGAGCCAAAGCTCGGGTTGAGCCGGTCGAGCTCTCCGTCGAGGAGATCACCGGAATATCGGTTGAAGTCGGTCCCGATGATCCCATCCCAGGTACGCGATCCGCTATAGGTGGCGCCGCCGATCAGGTTCCAGAACAGCTCGCGCTCGACCCCCACCGAGTAAATCAACGTGTTTGCCGGCGTGATGTCACGATCGATGCCACCCGCGTCGAGCCGCGCGCCACGCAGTCCACCGTTCTCGTCCAGCTCACTCGACGGCAGCGTGGGCAGCACGAAGCCGAATGGAAAGCTCCGCGATGCGCCGATACCGAAGATCGGCGCGATCTCCTCGCCGCGCCGGAACGTGGGGTTGAGCAGGCCTGGGGGGTTGCCGCGGATGCGATTGGCTTCGCCGAGCGGAATCCAGTCCTTGTACAGTCCCACGCCGCCGCGCACCACCCATGTGGCATCGCCAGTCGGGTCCCACGCGAACCCGCCGCGCGGGCTGAAGTTGCGACTCAGTCGACGCTCGTACAAGCTGTCGACCGCGCGCACGGAGGCGCTCGCGAACTGGTCGTCGAGCGTGCTGCCGGATCCGAGAAAGATGTTCGAAAAGCTCGTCGTCTTGTCTCGATCGGGCCAGATGTCACCGTAATCGTCCCAGCGGAGGCCGAGCGTGAGCGTCAGCTTCGGCGTGATCGTCCAGTCGTCTTGGACGAAGGCGCCGAAGGTGCTCATGAGATGACGATAGCCGCCGCGGCCCACTTCGCCAGTGAGCGGATCGTACGAGACACCACTTTGCTCGCGGGGGTCGTCGGTGACCAGCTCCAGCAAGTTCGAGAACTCGAAGGTCGGCCGTCCGTACGCCCCATCGAACCTGGCATCGTCATCGCCGTACCACGCCTGGAAGCCGAACTTGACCAGGTGCGATCCTTTCATCCAGGTCACGACGTTCTTCCAATTGAAGTTGTTCTGCACGAAGGTGGCCGGACCCCAGCCGGGCGACAGACCGACGTTCTGGCCGTCGACGTTGATGTTGGGGATCTCGATCGGCAG
It encodes:
- a CDS encoding helix-turn-helix domain-containing protein, producing the protein MPRRKTRRDRGISHVNVYRRCIRSVNRGGAIPSRSTKRSIASTNRSLIGGYRSTRSRHERLLHTLPPALVLHEDIDGVLWLTSMRDALSRRHQPGAQALIDRILDWGLVCTLGCWFDQKGADAPAWYLGAMDPVAGPALDGIHQRPSEAWTVGSLAAEAQVSRAHFAKRFTEVMGQPPLSYLTEWRMYTAEDLLSDPDLSVAKVAEAVGYADPFAFSTAFKRKRGMSPRAFRSQSAKRGA
- a CDS encoding copper resistance protein CopB, producing the protein MAIAWSGSSFAQSAPAPSASSSSSPSRQASQRPAGHQHHQHPRQEPAETPRTSSPQEDPEASYPLPPNVPPLTDADREAAFPDVQGHKTLDNALNYFLLFDQLEGLAGGDQAAGSWDTKGWIGWDRDRFWFRTEGEGEGGRLGKAEAHLLYGRAIARWWDVVAGIRQDFEPGPAQTWAAIGIQGLAPYWFEVEATAYVGASGRTRFRLETEYELLLTNRLILQPLVEVNFAGKSDPERGIGAGLSTAEAGLRLRYEVRRELAPYIGVVWNRKFFGTADYAEAANEETRGVRFIFGVRFWR
- a CDS encoding copper resistance system multicopper oxidase — translated: MPLSRRTFVKGLAAAGAATSAGILRSVAWAEAQSRSAPAVLSGAGFDLRIGETTANITGKSRTAVTINGSIPGPTLRWREGDTVTLRVANTLDEDTSIHWHGILLPANMDGVPGLSFHGIRPGETYPYHFTVRQHGTYWYHSHSGFQEQQGVYGPLVIEPREAEPFQYDREHVVMLSDWTDEDPRRVFAKLKKQADYYNFHQRTVADFVRDVREHGLRTTLAERGAWGEMRMSDRDLADVSGYTYTYLVNGQAPAANWTGLFEPGERVRLRFINGSAMTHFDVRIPGVTMTVVAVDGQHVQPVTVDELRIAVAETLDVVVEPSGQEAFTIFAQAMDRTGYAAATLAVRDGLRAEVPALDPRPSLTMADMGHGGMGHDMRGMPKSADDPHAGHTIPAQQPTTDPHAGHDMSAMGAEMQSHPVSENSNPLVDMQTMMPTSKLDDPGIGLRDNGRRVLTYADLKTVFPDPDGREPTRTIELHLTGHMERFVWSFNGIKFSDAEPIRLTYGERVRIVLVNDTMMAHPIHLHGMWSDLEDDEGRFHLRKHTVDMPPGSKRSFRVTADALGRWAFHCHMLYHMEAGMFREVRVEERRST
- a CDS encoding tetratricopeptide repeat protein, which produces MSAIGGAVVPLLVSLACAAIGSRPAAAGQAPQTADTTSDRAAVVAALRGGQNDAALGLVDRALERAPEDPQLWALKGVALTALSREPEALAAYRRAVSIDDRYVPALQGAAEIEYRARRPEAGPTLERLIAVDPENEVAHGMLGALAFDRRDCGAAVAHFEQGGDVVNGSAAALDQFGHCLYMVGRLEDAVRVFERLKTATQDDPAAVMKLAVALHAGGRSREALVLLRPIAARPDADGALLNLAAEVHASLNEVAEAIAALRRAIAAAPHDEAHYLSLASLCLEHESYDLALEIANVGLHNAPESARLHTVRGVVHAQLGNHERAEEDFERASRLEPERPVGRVGQSLALQQAGRVEESVELLRRESQRHPKDAATLFLLARALASAGPAAGSSDAREAEQALQRAVTLAPDFGEAHAELGRLDVRAGKPALALVHLRRALDLDPSNRQAMYQLLLALRRADRLDEAAEVKARLRQLMEQERNDEVERNRLQLIKAPPSP
- a CDS encoding carboxypeptidase regulatory-like domain-containing protein, whose amino-acid sequence is MVMNAVHRSGALQGMARALAVVLGLCVLGAPKLAEAQFSGQLQGTVTDQTDAALPGAMVTLENVETGVSATATSGTDGGFRFPNLAPGPYRVTVELAGFRSASADARVLTQQTSNVTITLEVATATEEVSVTAAAPGIDVADSRTQATYREEALQSLPFQGRNFLGLMAIAPGVTGKGAIGGGAPGDAPDNFSTEKTVDVSANGRTSGGNQFVMDGLNTTSNIIQGVANLSPNPDAIQEMAIQTNTFSVTEGRASSVNVAITTKSGTNSVRGTGSYIFTNQDFWARSFFSDAAYDPFYKHDISATVGGPIVRNNTFFFASIQPLRSRLTSADTVRTYESPELVAWAQQHLPNTQGTQILSDHGMTNVVTTNVLRTARDVIGNQCGTAASHNIPCDLPMVVEGRSEPSPFRNGLQWNARLDHYLNGGQDRIYGNYFRTTLDTESTAVRAGYETVNTNVSDAVQMNWTRTLTPNLVNEFAFGWLRVEGNSSTDAGLPIEIPNINVDGQNVGLSPGWGPATFVQNNFNWKNVVTWMKGSHLVKFGFQAWYGDDDARFDGAYGRPTFEFSNLLELVTDDPREQSGVSYDPLTGEVGRGGYRHLMSTFGAFVQDDWTITPKLTLTLGLRWDDYGDIWPDRDKTTSFSNIFLGSGSTLDDQFASASVRAVDSLYERRLSRNFSPRGGFAWDPTGDATWVVRGGVGLYKDWIPLGEANRIRGNPPGLLNPTFRRGEEIAPIFGIGASRSFPFGFVLPTLPSSELDENGGLRGARLDAGGIDRDITPANTLIYSVGVERELFWNLIGGATYSGSRTWDGIIGTDFNRYSGDLLDGELDRLNPSFGSMYWEFNGNEIDYNALILNLRRNLTGRTSFQASYTLSRVDDYGQAGTRINRDGPFQLVSQTDYERYRANADWDRRHRFSFAGTYHFPSPSGGGPLGRALLGDWMLAGIGIFESGPPINVVNRAAFQPLLDENGEVTGYLPGSGDYNADGFDYDYPNLPSRDDRGSHSQDEYVNGLFTAADFPGPEPGTLGTLPRHYYRGPGFAQVDLGLVKEASFPWLGARGTLQLRIDAFNIFNRVNLNNVDGDLDEATFGRATETFQPRVVQFGVRVSY